The genomic stretch TCCAGGGCTGGGGCTGGGCTCCCCAGCCGAAGATCGTCACGATGTTGGGGTGGTCGTGGACTCGGCCCCACTTCTGGGCTTCCTCGATGTACGCCGAGAGATCGGCCACGGTCCGACCGGCCGGTTCCAGTGGCCGCTTGAGCGCGATCGTTCGTGGCGCTTCCGTAGACGCGTTCGCCGGTGGATGCAGCGACGCTTTATGCACAGTCCCCGTTCCCCCGTGCTGGATCCGGTGATGGGCTTCGATATCGCCGTAGTCGATCGTCTCTGTGAGCCACGGCGTGTAGGCTGTCGCGGACACGACCGGCAACGCAGTCGGTGCGAGCGGGTGATCCTTGCCGGCGTGTGTCACCGTCGACGGTCCGCTGTGTTCGAGTGCGGCGTCGATGGCCGTCGACACGTCTGGTCTCGACTCGGTCACCGCCGTCTCGGCGAGCGCACGACGGGTCGACGGCGTCGACGCTGCCCCCAGCGCCTGTGCGAGCAGTCGCCGCACTCGTGGTACCGACTCGGTCGCGAGGCGTTCTTCCAGCACCGACGTGACCCGGTCGGGGGTGGTCGTTTCGGAGCGGACGAGCGACAGCAGGCCAGTGACGGCGTCGGCCCGTTCCGTCGATGTCGCACTCTCACCGGCTCGTCGACAGAGCCAGTCGACGCTCTCGTCGTGTGCTGTGACCTGTTCGGGGAACGCCCGGCTCATCGTCGCCAGTGCCTCGGTCCGGAGCGGTCCGAAAGCCGTTCGCTCCCCGGTCCGGACCTCCGTGAGGTACTCCAGCGCCGTCGCCACCGCCGACTCGGAGAGTGGTTCGTCACTCGACAGGCGGGTCAGGAGCCACACCGCGTATCCTCGTGCCCTCGTGTGGCGCTTCGTCGTCGTCTTCGACTCACGTTCCGCGGCCAGATACGAACGGACCTCTTCGGTGGTGTCGGCAGTGTCGAGCACGTCACCGTGCGCCTCGTGGACCCGTCCGAGCAGTCGTACGACACGGTGGATCGATTCGTCGCGCTGCTCGAGCAGGTCCACACACTGTTCGACGGCGGCCTCCGAGACCTGTTCGGGGTGGTCGCGAGCGAGCTGGGCGAGTGCCATCGCAGCGTTCGACCGCACGTACCTGGCGTGCTTTGCCAACGCTCCGGTGTCTTTCGACAGGTGAGCCGCGTCTTTCGCGTCTGCCTCCGTATAGCTCAGTAGCGCTTCGAGTTCGTCTCGGACCGGGACGACGACTGACGGATGTGTTCTGCCGATCTGCCAGAGCGATCTGACTGCGCGGTTGACGTTCCGGGGCCGATTCCCGTGGTCGGCCACGACGGCGTGGAGTTCTGTCGCCGGTAACGCGGCCTCGGGTTCGGAGAGCCCCATGAATCCGAGTGCCCTGAGACCGACGCTTTGCAAGAGGTCGTCGTCGGCCGACGCGAACTCGCGCAGGCTGTCGGCCGCCGTCGCCATCTCTGCTCGTACGGCGGCCCGCCCCTCGTGATCGTAGTGCCCGAGGTTCGTCAGGGCGAGCACTGCCCGTCGCTTTCGAATCGCCTTTTGACCCGTCTGCAGCAGGTCGAGGAGCCGTTCGACGACGGTCTCAGTGACGACACTGTCGACGTCGTTCGATGCGAGTCGACTGATTACGAGTGCGCCACGAGACCGGACACGTCCGGGATTCGACTCCCCGATCCGTTCTGTGGCGACTTCGGCGATCCGCTCTATGTAGGTCCGATCGGCGTCTGTCGTGGTGAGCGTCGTCAGTTCGGTCGTGACAGCGCCGTCTTTGACCAGTCGACTCAGCGCCTTCGTTCCGTTGTAGGCAACCGCCGGATCGTCGGCGGTCGCTGCCTCGATCGCCAGATCAAACGGCTCCGTCTCTCCGTCCGCCGGATCGAACGAGCGATCGCTCGCCAGTGTCGCGAGTGTCTCTGCTCCGGTCAGTCGCGTCTCCGGATCGTCGCCGTCGAGTTGCGCGTTGATCTCTTCGAGTGACATTGGCTCAGTCGGTGATCCGGTCGTCGGTCACGTCGACTAACAGTTCGAGTTCGGACAGCAAATCCGCTCCGACGAGCATCTCTCCGGTGTAGGCCGACCGGTCGCTGACGTCGACTTCGACGACCCTCGCTTCGTCGGACACGTCGAGCAGATCGACACAGACACAGACGATCTCGCGCGTTTCGGCCGCCGAACCCGACCGCGTCGTCACGTCGCCGACGGTACCGGTCTCGCCGATCGAGGACAGGACGCTCTCGTCGATCGTACTCCGGTCGGAGCCCGTATCGATCTTTGCAGTCACTCGCTGTTGACCCGTGGTACCAGTCACCTCGACGCGCTCGTATCGCCCGATCACCGTCCGGTCGCCAGCAGTGTCGGCCATCTCTACGAGATACGTAGCGACGCCCCGGAATCAATCTGTGGATCACTACTGTACTGTAGCGCGTCTTCCCGACGTTCGGCCGGCGGACGCTCGGGGGACTCGTTCAAGACGAGCTGCCCGACCGAGAGGAACGCCCGGCAGTGATCGACGGGCAACGAGACGCGTTCGCTCGGGACCCGTTTCTGGCCCTCGACGAGATGGAGGGGACCGTCACCGACGGAATCGAGTGACGCCGCGAGACGACGCGTCTACTTTCACTCCGAGGCGAGCAGCTTTAGGGCACAACTGCGCTTCTCTCACAGGTATGGACGACGCTGCCGTCTCCGCTCGACGCTGTTCGCCCACGGTCCACGTCCACGACGTGCAGTCCCTCCTGGAACGTCCCCAGCGAGCCCGCGACCCGATCGACATCGTGATGACGCCCGAGCAGCTCCACCAGCGCAACTGCAAGCGGGCGCTCGCACAGCGCAGCCGGCCCCGTTCGTCGGTCCTGTTTCGGACGCCGATCGACGTGGCGTCGCGGGTCCTCTCGACCCACGAGGGCCGAGCGGTCGAGACGCTCGACCGGCTCGACCGGCTCCGGCTGTTCCGGACGCTCCTCGACGAGCCGCCCGCGGGCGTCGGGGCGCTCACCACCGTCTACGGCACGGCACTGACCGAGCACGCCGAGTCGATCGAGGTCGCTCGCGAGGAGCTCCAGCTCCTGACCGGCGGGCGAGCCGACCGGGCGGAGGCGCTCGACGACGTTCGCTCGTCGCTGTCGGCGGCTGCCAGTGCCGACACGCGCGCGCTCCGTACCGGGGTGGGTGCTCTCGTCGACGCTCTCGACGAGCGTGTCGCGGCCGCTCCAGCTCCCGGCGCTGTCTTTCGGGCCTGTGCGAGCGCGATCGAGGAGACCGACGGCGCAGTGTGGTCGGCGACGTTCCCGACGATCGAGCGGATCGATCTCGCTGGCGTCAGCACGCTCGGCGCGCCGATCCGAGACTTTCTCACGGCGGTCGAGGCGGCGACCGACGTCGCCGTCCACTACTACCTCCGGGCCGGGACCGGTCCCCGGATCGCCCGTCGGCTGGCTGCCCGGTCCGGGATCGCCGACACCGCCCCGGACCGCGTCGATCCGTCGCCCGACCGCCGGCTCGACCAGCCGCCGCGAACGACCGAGATCGCGGTCGAGACGAGACACGACGAGGCCCGCACCGCGGCGGCGATCGTCGACGGGGCGCTCGAAGCGGGTGCCGGCGTCGACGACGTCGCGCTCGTCGCTCGGGACGTCGATCGCTACGAGCGGCCGGTCCGGCGCGCGCTGTCGACGTACGGACGGCATCCGTCGGTCTGGACGCAGCTCCCGCTGACCCGGACGCTCCCCTACCGGCTCGTCGCCGCCGTCTGTGAGCTGCTGGGGGCGGCCGCGGCCGACGACATCGCCGCCGACACGCTGGTGGAACCGCTCGCGCTCCAGTGGATCGCACCGCGCGGCCGTCGCGACCGCCCGACGCCACCGTCGACGATACACGCGCTCGATCGTGCGCTCGACGGCGCGTCTCGCTCGCGGGTCGGGTGGCTCACGGCCGTCGGGAAACTCGACGGCGTCGATACGACCGCACGCGAAGCGGCGGCCGGCCTGCTGAACTGGATCGGCCAGCAGCCCGCCGAGCCCGCGCCAGCCGACATCTGTTCCGTTCTGGAGCCCGTCGTCGACGCGTTCGAGGAGGGCGTCCTGCCCCGGCGGGCCGCGTCCGACGGGCCGGACTACACCGAGACCGCCCAGACCGCCCGCGCCGTCGAGCGGGTCGCCGGCACGGACGACGGCGATCACCTCCTTCGCGAGACGCGCGCGAAGTACGCCGACTGGCTCGAACGGGGCCACCTCGATCCGTCGTGGGACACCGTCCTGACGGTCCTCGACGCGCTCGCGACCGCCCGGCCCGGCCGGCGCGAACACGCCAACGCCGAGCGCATCGACGTGCTCGACGCGACGGACGCCTGGCTCCGGACGTACTCGCTCGTGATCGCGCTGGGGTTCGTCGACGGCGAGTGGCCACAGCGCCCCCACGGCGAGTTGCCGGCCGAACTGCGGGCGGCCATCGTCCGGGGCCAGACACGGTCGGCCCGTCAGTTCCCCGTCCGGGGGGCCTGGTCGACAGAGCGCGACCTCGATCACTTCGCCGACGCGGTCCGGGCCGCCACCGATCACCTCGTCGTCACTCGCTACACCCGTGACGTGGACGGCGTCCGCTACGATCGGTCGCCGCTGCTTGCCCACCTGGACGCCAACCGCCTCGCGCCCGAGCGGGTCCGTCGATTGCGGGCCGGCGACGCCTCGACGCTCCACGACTGGATCGACGACGGCACGAGCGTGGGGGGTGGCGGCCGGTGACCGACGGCGTCCCGCCCCTGGAGGGCGCACAGGACCGGATTCGCGACGCGTTCCTCGCTCACGACCGGGGGCTGTTCGTCCTCGACTGTACGGCGGGCTTTGGCAAGTCGACGACCGTCGAGCGCGTCGCCGCCGAGGCGCTGGTCGAAGCGGGCGCGCAAGCGGCCGCTCCCGAACGGGGGCTCTGCGTCGTCTCGTTCTCCCGCGAGGACGCTGCCGGTATCGTTCCGGGGATCACTGCCGCGCTGGCCGCGTTCGCCGACGACGAGCAGCCGACGGCGACCACTATCAGCCCCGAGCGTTCACGGCGGCTCCAGGAGCGGGTCCGCCACGCCGACCACGTCGGGACCATCGACAGCATCTTTCGCACCGTCTTCACGGAGATTCACGCCGAGTACGGCTTCGAGCAGATGCCGACGGTCGGCAACGACGCGCGACTCTCCTCGCTCCGAGAAGCGGCGCTGGACGCCCTGCGTGGTCGCGAGTCACTGACGGCCCGGTTCGACCGTCTCGACGAGGCCTACGGCGACGAGACGGCCAGCGACGGACGGGGGGCCGACGGGCGCACGCTGGACACGCTGCTCGAAACGGCCCGCTCGGCCAAGCGCGCCCGCAGGCTCTCCGACGAGCAGTTCCGCGACAGACTCCTGGGCGCGATCGACGAGGCCTTTCCGGACGGTCGCCCGGCCACGTTCGACGCCGTGGTCCGTGACGTGGCGCGGTTCTTCGACGAGGAGACCGCCGCGGCGTTCCGGCGACGCCACGACGACGAGGCGGCGGTCACGGCCCAGTCCCGGGCGTGTTTCGACCGCTGGCGTGCGCGCGTCGAGGAGTTCTGTTCGCTCGTGGTCGCCTACGAGACCGAGTACGACCGCCGGTGTCGCGAGCGCGGCGTGCTCGCCCACCAGGACGTGGCGTACTGGGTCGCCGACTTCTTCGACGAGTCCGGCGACGCCGACGACTCGTTCCGCGAGCGGGTCCGACAGCGCCACGCTCACGCCCTCCAGACCCTCGTCATCGACGAGGCCCAGGACGTGTCCGTCGCACAGCACGACGCGCTCGCGCCGCTGGTCCCCGACGACGCCCGCGTCCTGCTTGCCGGGGACACCGACCAGTGTATCTACGCCTGGCGCGACGCCCGGCCGGCGCTGTTCACGCGAGCGTTCGACGAGGGGACGTACTTCGGGCGCTCCTGGACGCCCCACGAGCGGGCCGACGCCGCACGGACCTATCGGATGCGACCGGACGTCTCGGCGGCCGTCGACGCCGTCTTCGAGACGGTCTTTACCGATCCCGCACGCGGTGCCGTACACCGGACCGGCGACGGCTACGCGCCCGTCGAGACCGACCGCGAGGCGACGAGCGAGCCGGCGGTCCACGTCGCGAGCTACCGGGCGCGGGGCTCTCCGGGGACGACCACGTGGTTCGAGGAGAGCGAAGCAGCGCCGCTCTCGAACTACCTCCACGGTGCGCTGGCCGACGACGGCTTCGCGGGCCGAGACGCCGACGGCCCGGTGGAGGTCCTCTTTCCGACGCGGACGAACATGCGCTCGCTCGCCGCTCGTCTGGAAGCGAAGGGGCTGTCCGTCGCCGACGCCAGCGAACTGCTGTTCGAGACCCCGCTCGTCGAACTCGTCGTCGGCGTCGTCGAGTGGCTCGTCGATCCGTTCGACCCGGAGCGAACGCGCGCGCTCTTCGACGGCGCGGTTCCGGCGGTGACCTGCGACGACGGGTCGACCGTCCGAGAGATCGCTGCCGCAGCCGACTATCGCCTCGACGAGATCGGGGCCGACGATCGACTCCCGGCCCGCGTCGAGACGTTCCTCGACGACCTCGCCGAACTCCGCGGGCGGCTCGCGCGACGGACGGCCGATCCGGGGGCGCTCGTCGTCGCGACCGTCGTCGAGACGCTGGCCCTGGGGACCGACCCGTTCGACCAGGTCGACGATCCGCGGCGCTGTCTCGCCGTCCTCGATACGCTCGTCGAGACCGTCGAGTCGTGGGAGGGGACCGACCGCTACTCGCTGTCCGAGCTGGCCGGCGTCCTCCAGCGGTACCGCGCGTCCCCGTCTCACGGGCCGCTCGTCCCGGTGCCCGACGACAGCGACTACGACGTGGTGTTCCGGACGATCCACAACGCGAAAGGCGACGAGGCCGATATCGTCTGCCTGGCCGACCTGAGCCGACCACTCGGGGTCCACGGCCCACATCGCGATTCGTTCGTGGCCCGCGGTGAGACGCTCGCGCTCGCACCGCCAGCGACCGCGCCGTCGGTTCCCGTCGACGAACCCAGCGCTCACGGCGTCGAGTCGGTGCCGCGGCTCCGCTGGGCGACGAACCGCTGGGTCGGGGACGAGCAGCCGCGACTCGGCGGACCGCCGGTGTTCAGCGAGCTCGCCGCCGCACACCGCGCGGACCGCTGGCGGACGCTGTACGTCGCCATGACGCGGGCCCGGGACCACCTCGTCCTCTCGGTGCCACGGGACGCGACGAGCCACGGAACGCCGCCACAGGACAGCTGGGTGACGACGATCCGGCGGGCACTCGCTCTCCCCGACTCGCTGGAGCGCGGCCGGATCGACACCGCGCTCCAGCGACCGACCGGGGAGTACCCGCTGGCGATCGGCTGTCTCGACGTGGCCTACGACGCCAGCGTCTCGCAGTCGAGTCGCCCGACGCCGCGGACTGCGCTCGCGCCGTCGCCGACTCGGACGGGCCGGACGCCCCGCTTCGTCAACGGCAGTACGCTCTACCCGCTGGCGACGGGACTGGACGAGCACTGGCTCGCCCACCTCAAGGGGGCCCCGCTCCACAGCGACCGTCCCGCTCCCGACGACGGCCTCCCGCTGGCCTTCGACGCGGTCGGCCCCGACGACCTCGGGACGATCGCACACGACGTGCTCACGACCGCCGTCGATCGAGGCGTCTCGACCGCGACGCTGGAAGACTGTGCCGAACCGCTCGCGGGGCGGCTCGACGCCGCTATCGACGAGCAGTGCCGCGACGTTGGCGGCCGTGAGCGCCAGCAGGTGGCGAGCTACGTCCGCGAGACCGTCTGCCCGCAGTTCGCCTCGACCGGCGTCTGGGAGCGCTTGCAGTCGAGCGCCGTCTACGTCGAGGAGCCACTCGACGCCGTGCTTCCCGTGGCCGACCACACCATCGAGACCCGGAACCACGCCGACATCGTCTCGCGCGCTCCGGACGGCACGTGGTACGTCGACGACATCAAGCTCGTCCTCGCCGACACCGACGCCACCCGGGACCGATACGCGCTCCAGACCGCCTTCTACGCCTGGCTGCTCGAACGCCAGCTCGACGACGCGACGGTCCGGGGGCGCATCACGTGCGTGGGCGAGCGCGTCGACTCGACGGCCGGCACTGCGCCGGTCGACGACATCGAGTCGTGGCTCGCGCGGTTCGCGTGAGCCCCCATCCTCCGGCTGTAACTGTTTCAAGATATTCGCGATACGGGGTCGCAAAATCTGTACAGATTCCGGCCGGCAGTATCAGAAATCGCCGGTCGCGATCTCCGCCAGCCGTTGTCTGTCGAACAGCTGTTCGTCCGCCGACAGCTCCCCGTAGCCCGGATACGCTCCGAACTCCTCGGGGTAGAGCTGCTTTGCGGCCATCTCGGTCTGGAACATGTTGATGATCGGCCCCTGGTAGGGCGTGCCCCCGACGAACAGGTCCCCGTTGTCGACCGCGGTCACCCTGCTTCCGACGGGGTGGTCTTCGAGCAACTCCCGTTGCTGCTGGATGTAGTTCGTGCCGTCGAACGCTCGGTAGGTGATCCCGAAGTTGAAGATGATCACGTCCGGATCGTACTCCAGCAGCCCCTCGTGGTCGACGGTCACCGACGACTGGCCGTCGTAGGCCCCGTCGAACGCGTCGACGACGCCCAGGTCTCGATACTGCTTTTTCCCCCACGTCGCTTCGACTTCGGAGTTCGGATTGTAGACGACCCATCCGTCCCGGTTCTCGGGGTTGTACCGGCCGTTGATCAGCGCCATCGACCGCCGGTCTTCTCTGGGCGGTAATCGGTCAGTGACCGACTCGACGAACGGTTCGTACAGCTCCAGCAGTGCGTTTCCGCGTTCCTGTTCACCGAACAGCGCCGCGTACTTCGGAATGTACTCGGGAAGCGAGAGGTAGTCGTAGGGCTCTCCGACCGGCCAGTGTGTCCAGCCGTCGAAGCGCTTTCGCCTGCTCTCGTTGCCGAACCAGGGGGCGACGTCCGCTTGGATCCGGCGCGCCCCCGCTTCGTCGAGTCCGTAGATCCCCATCAGGGCGTTCGGGTCGACCGCCATGAGGTCCGGGTCCAGCTCGTACACCATTTCGATGTCCGTCTCGCGGTCTTCGGTCGTGATCTGGGTGAGTTCGTCCTCCGATGGTGCGGTCACGCCGTCGAGGAAGTCGTAGAACCCGGTGTACCAGAAGCTCGGGTCGACCATCCCGACCGCGCCGTCCGCCTGCCCGAGCGCCGTCAGTACGTCGGCAGTGAACCCGAGCCCGCCGATCCACGACGACGGCGGCTCTTCGAGAGTCACCTCGCCGACGGGCGGCATCGTCGCCGTGTACGACTGCTCGGGAGTGGGCGTGTCCTCCTTCGACGCCGTCGCCGTCGGCTCGGGGGTCGGCGTCGCCGTCTCGGTCACGTCCGAACCCGAACTCTCCTGATCGGTACAGCCAGCCAGCAGGCCCGATGTGGCGACGGTGAACCCGTATTTGATCGCGTCACGTCGAGTCGATGTCTCGTCTTCGACCATGATTTTAGGCTAACCTAATAATATAAATGGGCTGTGGTTTAGGACGGCCAAATACTTTTGCCGGCACCTTCAGCGCGACTCGCACGTCCGTTGCTGTTCGCCGTCGGATCCGGTGGCACCGCTGTACGACATCGGATCTCGTGGGGTGGAGATATCCGTGATATAGTAACAATTGAAACGATTTACACACCGATCGCACTGCAGTCATGCGATCGGGTGTGCATTGATTTTCAATGGCTACTATAGACAGACTGCCGGCAGTGTCACGGGGTCATCTCGATCTCGAACCGCGCTCCACCCGTCGTCCCGCTGGTGGCACTGACCGTCCAGCCGTGGGCCTTCGCGATGTCTTCGACGATCGAGAGTCCGAAGCCGGTGCCACCCTCGTTCGTGGTGGTGCCGTGTTCGAACACAGTCGTTCGCTTCTCTGGCGGAATCCCGACACCGTTGTCTTCGACGTAGAATCCGTCCGCTTCCGTCAGTCGTCCCACGTTCACCGAAACCTCCTCGCCACCGTGTTCGACTGCGTTTCGGAAGAGATTCTCGAACAGTTGGGTCAAGCGACCACTGTCGCCCGCGACGACCGGGACAGATTCGACCGTCAACGTCGCCTCACTCGTGTCGACGTACCCCCACGCTTCCGTCGCAATCGTTTCGAGGTCGATCTCTTCGGTCTCGGTCACGGTCGACTCGCCACGTGCGAGCGTGAGCAGGTCGTCGATCAGACGCTCGATGCGCTCGTGTGCGGTCTCGACCTTCTCGAAGTGTGCCGGATCCTGTGTCTGCTGGACGATATCGGTGAACCCGATCGCGACGCTGAGTGGGTTCC from Halomicrobium mukohataei DSM 12286 encodes the following:
- a CDS encoding serine/threonine-protein kinase, with amino-acid sequence MSLEEINAQLDGDDPETRLTGAETLATLASDRSFDPADGETEPFDLAIEAATADDPAVAYNGTKALSRLVKDGAVTTELTTLTTTDADRTYIERIAEVATERIGESNPGRVRSRGALVISRLASNDVDSVVTETVVERLLDLLQTGQKAIRKRRAVLALTNLGHYDHEGRAAVRAEMATAADSLREFASADDDLLQSVGLRALGFMGLSEPEAALPATELHAVVADHGNRPRNVNRAVRSLWQIGRTHPSVVVPVRDELEALLSYTEADAKDAAHLSKDTGALAKHARYVRSNAAMALAQLARDHPEQVSEAAVEQCVDLLEQRDESIHRVVRLLGRVHEAHGDVLDTADTTEEVRSYLAAERESKTTTKRHTRARGYAVWLLTRLSSDEPLSESAVATALEYLTEVRTGERTAFGPLRTEALATMSRAFPEQVTAHDESVDWLCRRAGESATSTERADAVTGLLSLVRSETTTPDRVTSVLEERLATESVPRVRRLLAQALGAASTPSTRRALAETAVTESRPDVSTAIDAALEHSGPSTVTHAGKDHPLAPTALPVVSATAYTPWLTETIDYGDIEAHHRIQHGGTGTVHKASLHPPANASTEAPRTIALKRPLEPAGRTVADLSAYIEEAQKWGRVHDHPNIVTIFGWGAQPQPWIAMEYLDEGELGAFAEARSLPVSQVLWIGVCIADALQHAHSHGIYHRDITPANVLLQRRRGWSMPKLADWGTARKRHELSRGDKQYTPGYGAPEQRPESERAREVPPAKTDIYQLATLVYELLTGEKPFAVEQAVQKRERSPAPPGDVRDGVPPAVDDLLRTALDPDPAARPETAARVRDVLADQW
- a CDS encoding aspartyl protease family protein, whose translation is MADTAGDRTVIGRYERVEVTGTTGQQRVTAKIDTGSDRSTIDESVLSSIGETGTVGDVTTRSGSAAETREIVCVCVDLLDVSDEARVVEVDVSDRSAYTGEMLVGADLLSELELLVDVTDDRITD
- a CDS encoding UvrD-helicase domain-containing protein, with protein sequence MTDGVPPLEGAQDRIRDAFLAHDRGLFVLDCTAGFGKSTTVERVAAEALVEAGAQAAAPERGLCVVSFSREDAAGIVPGITAALAAFADDEQPTATTISPERSRRLQERVRHADHVGTIDSIFRTVFTEIHAEYGFEQMPTVGNDARLSSLREAALDALRGRESLTARFDRLDEAYGDETASDGRGADGRTLDTLLETARSAKRARRLSDEQFRDRLLGAIDEAFPDGRPATFDAVVRDVARFFDEETAAAFRRRHDDEAAVTAQSRACFDRWRARVEEFCSLVVAYETEYDRRCRERGVLAHQDVAYWVADFFDESGDADDSFRERVRQRHAHALQTLVIDEAQDVSVAQHDALAPLVPDDARVLLAGDTDQCIYAWRDARPALFTRAFDEGTYFGRSWTPHERADAARTYRMRPDVSAAVDAVFETVFTDPARGAVHRTGDGYAPVETDREATSEPAVHVASYRARGSPGTTTWFEESEAAPLSNYLHGALADDGFAGRDADGPVEVLFPTRTNMRSLAARLEAKGLSVADASELLFETPLVELVVGVVEWLVDPFDPERTRALFDGAVPAVTCDDGSTVREIAAAADYRLDEIGADDRLPARVETFLDDLAELRGRLARRTADPGALVVATVVETLALGTDPFDQVDDPRRCLAVLDTLVETVESWEGTDRYSLSELAGVLQRYRASPSHGPLVPVPDDSDYDVVFRTIHNAKGDEADIVCLADLSRPLGVHGPHRDSFVARGETLALAPPATAPSVPVDEPSAHGVESVPRLRWATNRWVGDEQPRLGGPPVFSELAAAHRADRWRTLYVAMTRARDHLVLSVPRDATSHGTPPQDSWVTTIRRALALPDSLERGRIDTALQRPTGEYPLAIGCLDVAYDASVSQSSRPTPRTALAPSPTRTGRTPRFVNGSTLYPLATGLDEHWLAHLKGAPLHSDRPAPDDGLPLAFDAVGPDDLGTIAHDVLTTAVDRGVSTATLEDCAEPLAGRLDAAIDEQCRDVGGRERQQVASYVRETVCPQFASTGVWERLQSSAVYVEEPLDAVLPVADHTIETRNHADIVSRAPDGTWYVDDIKLVLADTDATRDRYALQTAFYAWLLERQLDDATVRGRITCVGERVDSTAGTAPVDDIESWLARFA
- a CDS encoding ABC transporter substrate-binding protein — its product is MVEDETSTRRDAIKYGFTVATSGLLAGCTDQESSGSDVTETATPTPEPTATASKEDTPTPEQSYTATMPPVGEVTLEEPPSSWIGGLGFTADVLTALGQADGAVGMVDPSFWYTGFYDFLDGVTAPSEDELTQITTEDRETDIEMVYELDPDLMAVDPNALMGIYGLDEAGARRIQADVAPWFGNESRRKRFDGWTHWPVGEPYDYLSLPEYIPKYAALFGEQERGNALLELYEPFVESVTDRLPPREDRRSMALINGRYNPENRDGWVVYNPNSEVEATWGKKQYRDLGVVDAFDGAYDGQSSVTVDHEGLLEYDPDVIIFNFGITYRAFDGTNYIQQQRELLEDHPVGSRVTAVDNGDLFVGGTPYQGPIINMFQTEMAAKQLYPEEFGAYPGYGELSADEQLFDRQRLAEIATGDF